From the genome of Thermogutta terrifontis, one region includes:
- a CDS encoding HAD family hydrolase has product MVEQIGIREAVDLQPAPGAVVFDMDGLMFNTEDIYFAVGTELLRRRGHVFTRELSDAMMGRPPQASFEIMIRWHNLSDDWQTLARESEDLFIEMIKGRIQPMPGLLDLLDALERAGIPKAIATSSSRRTLQAVLGTFELEPRFHFTLTAEDVERGKPDPEIYLKAAARFGLEPERVVVLEDSEAGCRAAAAAGTIAIAVPGPHSARHDFSSAYLIVSSLADPKLYQLLRLPGPVP; this is encoded by the coding sequence ATGGTGGAACAGATCGGGATACGCGAGGCAGTGGACCTGCAACCAGCCCCCGGCGCGGTTGTGTTCGATATGGATGGGCTGATGTTCAACACCGAGGACATCTACTTTGCCGTGGGGACGGAACTCCTTCGTCGCCGTGGCCACGTTTTTACCCGCGAACTCAGTGACGCCATGATGGGGCGTCCGCCCCAGGCAAGCTTCGAAATCATGATCCGCTGGCACAATCTTTCTGACGACTGGCAGACACTGGCTAGGGAGTCGGAGGACCTATTTATTGAGATGATCAAAGGACGAATCCAACCGATGCCAGGTCTGCTGGATCTGCTGGATGCGCTCGAGAGAGCGGGAATTCCCAAGGCCATTGCCACCAGCAGCAGCCGTCGAACACTTCAGGCCGTCCTGGGGACCTTTGAACTCGAACCCCGATTTCATTTCACCCTGACGGCGGAAGACGTTGAACGCGGCAAGCCCGATCCCGAGATTTACCTCAAGGCAGCCGCCCGATTCGGGTTGGAACCGGAAAGGGTGGTCGTGCTGGAAGACAGCGAGGCCGGTTGTCGAGCAGCGGCCGCGGCCGGTACAATAGCCATCGCCGTTCCTGGGCCCCACAGCGCACGGCACGATTTTTCGTCGGCCTACTTGATCGTTTCCAGTCTGGCCGATCCCAAACTGTACCAACTCCTACGGCTCCCGGGACCGGTGCCGTGA